GGCTTGAGCGGCGCGTGGGGTTGGCGGCGCATGATCTGGCGACGGCGCTGGGCGGGCGTGAGGTTTTGATTACGCGGTCAAAGCGGGATGCGCGGTCGCCGACGATTGCGTCGCGGTTCTGGTTGCGACTGGACGCGATGACGGGCGGGATCGAGGCAGATACCAAGCTGGTCGATCTGGCGGCGGCGATTGATGAACCGGAACAACGCGCGAAGCTGACGAAGCGGCCTGCGCCGACGCCGCCTGCGGATATTCGTCCGCGTCGGATTTCGGTCACGGATGTCGATCGGCTGAAGGCGGACCCTTATGCGTTTTACGCGAAGGCGATGCTGAAGCTGCCGGTATTGGACGCGATTGACGCCGATCCGGGGCCAGCGTGGCGGGGGACGGCGGTTCATGCTGTGCTGGATAAATGGGCGAAGAATGACGGGTTCGATCCGGCGAAGTTGCGCGGGCGGGTGACTGAATTGCTGAACGATGCGGGGACGCATCCGTTGTTGCGAGCTTTGTGGCAGCCGCGTTTGATGGGGGCGATTGACTGGATCGCGGTGCGGATTGCTGAGGATCGGTCGAAGGGGCGGACCGTGATTGCGAGCGAAATCCGGGGCGAGGCGGAGATTGCGGGCGTTACTTTGACGGGCATTGCGGATCGGGTGGACCGGATCGACGGGGCGCTGGCCGTAGTCGATTATAAGACGGGGAAGGCTCCGTCGCCAAAGGCCGTGGCCGCCGGGTTTTCGATGCAGCTTGGGTTGTTGGGCCTGATTGCCGAGCGTGGCGGGTTTGCCGGGGTTTCGGGGACGGCGGGGGCGTTTGAATATTGGTCGCTGGCGAGTGATGGCAAGGGTGGTTTTGGCAAGGTGACGTCGCCGGTTGGGGGGCGTTCGGACTTGGCTCCTAAGGATTTCGTGAGCGTTTCGGCGGGGCAGTTTGCGGAGGCTGCGGGGAAATGGCTGACGGGGGATGAGGCTTTTACGGCGAAGCTGGTGCCTGAGTATGCGGTTTATGAAGATTATGATCAGTTGATGCGGCGGGATGAATGGTATGGCCGTGAGGATTGATCTGGTTTCGTGGGTGCTGGTGACCTGTTCGTGAAGGCTTCGCTCGTTTCTCCTCATGCCCCGTTGAAGGGGCAGCAGCGGACGGCTTCCGATCCGGAGGAGCACGTCTGGTTGTCGGCCAGCGCGGGGACGGGGAAGACTTACGTTCTGTCGGCGCGGGTTTTGCGGCTATTGTTGCGGGGCGCGCGGCCGGATTCGATCCTGTGTTTGACGTTTACCAAGGCGGGCGCGGCGGAGATGGCCGAGCGGGTTCATCAGCGGTTGGCGTGGTGGGTTCGGTTGGACGACACCATGTTGTTCCGCGAGTTGGAGGCGTTGGGGGAGGCTTCCGGGCCTGCTGAGCGGGAAAATGCGCGGACGTTGTTTGCCAAGGTATTGGAATCGCGTGGGGGTGGTCTGCGGATCATGACGATCCATGCATTTTGCCAGACTTTGTTGGCGGGGTTTCCGTTGGAAGCCGGATTGATTCCGGGGTTTCGACCTATCGAGGGTCGCGAGGAAGCGGCTCTGGGCCAGAGCGTTTTGGCCGATGTCGTCGTCACGGCGGAGCGGGAGGGCGACCAGCGGTTGCTCGGTGATTTGAGTGCGCTGAGTCGGCGATTGGGTGAGGATGATGCGCGGCGTTTTCTGTCGCGGGCGGCGCGGGCTGGTGAGGCTTTGGAGGCTTTACCCGAGGGGCTGGATGCGTTGGTGCGGCGGGCGATGGATGTCCCCGCGGATTTCGATGCGGGCGATATTGCGCTGGCCTGTAGCGATGGGGCGTTCGACCGGGATGCGCTGTTGGAGCTGGCGCGCATGTATGCGGGTTGGGCGACCAAGACCGGCGAGGCGGCGGCTGATCGGATTTCCGAATGGTTGCTGGGGTCGGCTGAACAGCGGGCTGTTGAGCTGTCGGATCTTGCTCTGGTCTGGTTGAACAAGGACGGCGAGTTTCGGAAAAATGGGCCGAAAGACCCCGGTTTTCCGGCGCTGAGAGAGCGGTTGAATGACTGGTGCGGGGAACTTTGTGGGCTGGCGGCGCGGGCTGCACTGGCGGCGGGGGTTTCGTCTGCGCTGAACGCGGGGCGGCGCTATGCGCGGGCTTATGATGGGGCGAAGCGGGCGCGGGGGCTGGTCGATTTCGACGATCTGATCCGCATGACCGTGCGTCTGTTGGGCGAACCGGGGATTGGCGACTGGATCCGGTATAAGCTGGATCAGGCGACCGATCATATTCTTGTCGATGAGGCGCAGGATACGAATTTGCGTCAGTGGCAGATAGTTGCGGGGCTGGCTTCGGAGTTTTTCTCAGGAGACGGAGCGCGTGAGGATTTCGTGCGGACAATCTTTACGGTTGGCGATTTCAAACAGGCGATCTTTGGGTTTCAGGGGACAGACCCGGAGCATTATCGTGCGGCGCGGATTGGGTTTGACCGGCAGGCGGAAGGTGCGGGGCGGGAGATTGTTCAGCTATCGTTGAATGCTTCGTTCCGGTCTTCGCAGCCAGTGCTGGATGTGGTTGATAAGCTGTTGGATGAACTGGGTCATGCGGCGCTGGGCTTGCCTGAAGCGTCGGAGCCTCATGTGTCGGCGGCCGGTGGTTTTGGGGCGGTGACTTTGTTGCATCCGTTGACCGGGGACAGCGCGGGCGAGGACGATAGCGAAGAGGGCTGGGTCGAGGATCATGTGCGTAAGCTGGCCGGGGCGCTTGCGAAACAGGTGCGTGGTTGGCTGGCGGTTGGGGGCGAGGAGCGCGTCTGGCTGGAGCGCAAGAAGCAGTGGTTGCAGCCTGAAGATGTGATGATCCTTGTGCGGAAGCGCGGTGAGTTGGCGGCATTGCTGGTGGCGCGATTGCAGGCGGAGGGGTTCCGGTTGCGGGCGTCGATCGGTTGCGGTTGCAGGCTCCGCTGGCGGTGAAGGATTTGCTGGCGGCGATGCGCTTTGCGGTGCAGCGTGGAGATGATCTGACGTTGGCGGCGCTGTTGGTTTCGCCGTTGATGGGCTGGGATCAGGATGCGCTGTTTGCGGCGGCGCATGGGCGCAAGGGATCATTGTGGGATGCTGTTCCTGAAGGGGCGACGCGAGAGGCTTTGCTGGCGATTTTGAATGCGGCGGACCGGGTTACGCCGTTTCAATTTCTGGAGACTTTGCTGTCGGGGCCGTTGCAGGGTCGGCGGAAACTGATTGCGCGACTGGGTGAGGAGGCGCGCGATCCGATTGATGAATTGTTGAATGCAGCACTGCAATTCGGGCGCGAGGGGGCGGCTTCGTTGCAGGGATTCCTCGACTGGTTCGACCGGGGCGAGGGTGAGATTGTCCGTGACGCGATGGGCGCTGGCGATGCGGTTCGGGTGATGACGGTGCATGGCGCGAAGGGGTTGCAGGCACCGGTGGTTGTGCTGGCCGATGCGGCGGGCGACCCGGATGCGAGCGGGGCGCGGGGGTTTGAGTGGGTTTTGGATAGTCTTTATCCCGCAGAGGTTCCGTTGTTCAGGCCGCGTGCTGCGGAGCGGGCTTTGGTTGCGTCGCTGGAGGATGCCGCGAGCAAGGCGGATACGAAGGATCGGCGGGAGCATTGGCGGCTGTTGTACGTCGCGATGACGCGGGCGGAGGAGCGGCTGGTTGTGGCTGGGTCGCTTGGCGAGCGGGCGAACGGGGTTGTTCCGGTGGAGAGCTGGCACGCGGCGATTGGGCGGGCGCTGGCTCGGTTGGAGGTTGTCGGTGTGGCCGATGCGGTTTGGGGATCGCGGGCTGATTATGCTGTGGGGCTTCGGTCGGAGCGGGTGGTTGCGGATGCTGACGGCCCGGCGGCTGTGGCTGGGATAGATGTGCCGGCGTGGTTTCGGATTGCGGCCCCGGTAGAGGCGCGGCCTCCCCGGCCATTGGCGCCGTCTTCGCTGGGTGTGGATCTGGTCGCCAGCCCGCCGGGGGCGCGGGCAAGGCGGATGCGGCGGAGCGTGGAAAGCGGTTGCATGGGTTGTTTGAGCGGCTGCCGGGAATTGCAATCGAGAAACGACCGGCTGCGGGCCTGGCGTGGCTGGGCGATGCTGCGTTGGTCGATGCGGCGCTCGGCGTGATTGATGATCCGGCGTTTGCGGATGTTTTTGCAGAAGGCGCGTTGGCGGAGGCTCCGATTGCGGGGGTGGTCGATGGCGTGGTGGTGTCGGGCGTGGTGGATCGGCTGATCGTGACCGACGCGACCGTGACGATTGTGGATTTCAAAACCGGACGGGTGCCGCGTGGGGCGGATGCTGTGCCGGTGCATCATCTTCGACAGATGGCTGCTTATGTTGCTGTGGTGGCGCAGATATTTCCGGATCGGGCAGTTAGCGCGGCGCTTTTATACAGCGCAGGACCGGTTTTACACCGATTGTCGGGGGCGGTTTTGGAACGCTGGAAGCCCGGCTTTATCGACGCAATTGAGAATTTGCCCGTTGGCAGTTGAGAAGCGCTGATCCGGTGCCTAGATACTGTTCGACATTCAGGAGATTTTAGATGGCCACCGTTCAAGTTACCGATGCCAGTTTCGCCACAGACGTTATCGGTGCCAGCGGGCCAGTGCTCGTCGATTTCTGGGCCGAATGGTGCGGGCCGTGCAAGATGATCGGGCCGAGCCTTGAGGAAATTTCGGAAGAACTGGGTGAGAAAGTCACCATCGTGAAGCTGAACATCGACGACAATCCCGATGCTCCGGCCAAATACGGCGTGCGCGGAATTCCGACGATGATCCTGTTCAAGAACGGTGCGCCTGCCGCGACCAAAGTTGGTGCTGCGCCGAAATCGCAGCTTAAGGGTTGGCTGGAAAGCGAGCTTTAAGTCCGCAATCGCCTATGTCAGCGGGATCATAACCTGGCTGGCATAGGCGGGCCGCGCACGGAGGCGGGCATACCAGTTTTCGACATGGGGCAGCGTTGGCCGCTCAATCGCGAGGGTGAACCAACTATGGGCATAGACGCCCATCGGGATGTCGCCGATCCCGAAGCTGTCGCCCGATAACCACGGACTGATGCCCAACGCATTGTCCAATAGCGCCATTTTTCCAGCGCAATTCTTTGCCGAGCGGGCGATGGATGCTTCGTCTCTCTGATCGACGGGTGTTCGGATCAGGTTGACGAATGCACGATGCTGGGCTGCGGCATAAGTAAATTGCCAATCCATCCATTTGTCGGCGCGAGCGCGGGATGCCGGGTCGGTCGGCCAATAGGTTTCGCCACCATAACCTGCTGCCAGGTAGCGCAAAATTGCGTTCGATTCCCAGAGGATGAAGTCGCCGTCCTCTATAGTCGGAATCAACGCATTGGGATTTTTCGCGAGATAGGGCGTGTCCATTCCGTAAGCGCCGCCAACGTCATGACGAACATGATCGATGTTCAGTTCATGTGCGAACCATGCGACCTTCTTAACATTGTGCGAGTTCAGGCGTCCCCAAATTGTAAGCATCGCATTAGCTCCGGTAATCGGCGTTGATGCTGATGTAACCGTGGGTGAGGTCGCAGGTCCACACGGTCGCGCGACCTTCGCCCAGGCCGATATCGACGCCAATTTCGATGTCAGTGCCTTTCAGGTGCGAGGCGACGGGGGCTTCGTCATACCCTTCGATAGCCAGACCATTGCGGGCGACTTGCGTGTTGCCGAACCGGATGGACAGGGTGTCGCGGTCGGCGGGTTCGCCTGCTTTTCCGACAGCCATCACGACGCGACCCCAATTCGCGTCTTCCCCGGCGATGGCAGTTTTTACCAGCGGTGAGTTGGCGATGCTGAGCGCGATGCGGTGGGCGCTG
This genomic stretch from Sphingomonas paeninsulae harbors:
- a CDS encoding glutathione S-transferase family protein, which produces MLTIWGRLNSHNVKKVAWFAHELNIDHVRHDVGGAYGMDTPYLAKNPNALIPTIEDGDFILWESNAILRYLAAGYGGETYWPTDPASRARADKWMDWQFTYAAAQHRAFVNLIRTPVDQRDEASIARSAKNCAGKMALLDNALGISPWLSGDSFGIGDIPMGVYAHSWFTLAIERPTLPHVENWYARLRARPAYASQVMIPLT
- the trxA gene encoding thioredoxin TrxA; translated protein: MATVQVTDASFATDVIGASGPVLVDFWAEWCGPCKMIGPSLEEISEELGEKVTIVKLNIDDNPDAPAKYGVRGIPTMILFKNGAPAATKVGAAPKSQLKGWLESEL
- a CDS encoding 3'-5' exonuclease, whose amino-acid sequence is MRLQAPLAVKDLLAAMRFAVQRGDDLTLAALLVSPLMGWDQDALFAAAHGRKGSLWDAVPEGATREALLAILNAADRVTPFQFLETLLSGPLQGRRKLIARLGEEARDPIDELLNAALQFGREGAASLQGFLDWFDRGEGEIVRDAMGAGDAVRVMTVHGAKGLQAPVVVLADAAGDPDASGARGFEWVLDSLYPAEVPLFRPRAAERALVASLEDAASKADTKDRREHWRLLYVAMTRAEERLVVAGSLGERANGVVPVESWHAAIGRALARLEVVGVADAVWGSRADYAVGLRSERVVADADGPAAVAGIDVPAWFRIAAPVEARPPRPLAPSSLGVDLVASPPGARARRMRRSVESGCMGCLSGCRELQSRNDRLRAWRGWAMLRWSMRRSA
- a CDS encoding UvrD-helicase domain-containing protein, with translation MGAGDLFVKASLVSPHAPLKGQQRTASDPEEHVWLSASAGTGKTYVLSARVLRLLLRGARPDSILCLTFTKAGAAEMAERVHQRLAWWVRLDDTMLFRELEALGEASGPAERENARTLFAKVLESRGGGLRIMTIHAFCQTLLAGFPLEAGLIPGFRPIEGREEAALGQSVLADVVVTAEREGDQRLLGDLSALSRRLGEDDARRFLSRAARAGEALEALPEGLDALVRRAMDVPADFDAGDIALACSDGAFDRDALLELARMYAGWATKTGEAAADRISEWLLGSAEQRAVELSDLALVWLNKDGEFRKNGPKDPGFPALRERLNDWCGELCGLAARAALAAGVSSALNAGRRYARAYDGAKRARGLVDFDDLIRMTVRLLGEPGIGDWIRYKLDQATDHILVDEAQDTNLRQWQIVAGLASEFFSGDGAREDFVRTIFTVGDFKQAIFGFQGTDPEHYRAARIGFDRQAEGAGREIVQLSLNASFRSSQPVLDVVDKLLDELGHAALGLPEASEPHVSAAGGFGAVTLLHPLTGDSAGEDDSEEGWVEDHVRKLAGALAKQVRGWLAVGGEERVWLERKKQWLQPEDVMILVRKRGELAALLVARLQAEGFRLRASIGCGCRLRWR
- a CDS encoding PD-(D/E)XK nuclease family protein, encoding MIDDPAFADVFAEGALAEAPIAGVVDGVVVSGVVDRLIVTDATVTIVDFKTGRVPRGADAVPVHHLRQMAAYVAVVAQIFPDRAVSAALLYSAGPVLHRLSGAVLERWKPGFIDAIENLPVGS